In the Bombus pyrosoma isolate SC7728 linkage group LG15, ASM1482585v1, whole genome shotgun sequence genome, one interval contains:
- the LOC122575424 gene encoding LOW QUALITY PROTEIN: PRADC1-like protein (The sequence of the model RefSeq protein was modified relative to this genomic sequence to represent the inferred CDS: substituted 1 base at 1 genomic stop codon): MFDRVASSRVTVHHSTIASTSDAWNGSSLVCNVNRVKLLMIFAVVSLTTMXTEGTMLMGGIKVLCLYPIIVLFNIWILNSTGGGSYVDTSIGSDVFFEIIYPPELKYTYKLRPAKDFGAPFNASFLEEGIPLVPTDPPHGCQVAKNAKELKGRIALVERGDCSFFAKSIMAEEAGAKAVIIADYHSSSIEESITNSLWADYYYIDMIRDDTIPSTKTVNIPAGFLLGKNGKMIRQTLKRLNQPFALINIPVNLTYTSLDKLHQRPWLFW; this comes from the exons ATGTTCGATCGGGTCGCGTCGTCGCGTGTCACGGTGCACCATAGTACTATCGCATCGACAAGTGACGCGTGGAACGGTTCGTCACTTGTCTGTAATGTTAATCGGGTTAAGCTTCTTATGATATTCGCAGTAGTGTCATTAACAACAATGTAAACGGAAGGAACCATGTTAATGGGAGGAATAAAAGTGCTTTGTTTGTACCCAATTATTGTTCTCTTCAACATCTGGATATTGAATAGCACTGGTGGAG GTTCTTACGTCGATACAAGTATTGGTTCAGATGtgttttttgaaattatatatccACCGGAATTgaagtatacatataaattaaggCCCGCGAAAGATTTTGGAGCACCATTt aatgCAAGTTTTTTGGAGGAAGGAATCCCTTTAGTTCCAACTGACCCTCCTCATGGCTGTCAAGTAGCAAAAAATGCCAAAGAATTAAAAGGTAGAATTGCATTAGTTGAGAGAGGAGACTGTAGTTTCTTTGCTAAAAGTATAATGGCCGAAGAAGCTGGGGCAAAAGCTGTAATCATAGCGGATTATCACTCATCCTCTATTGAAGAATCAATAACTAATTCTTTATGGGCtgactattattatatagacATGATACGCGACGATACTATTCCTTCAACAAAGACAGTAAACATTCCTGCTGGATTTTTGCTCGGTAAGAACGGCAAAATGATCCGACAAACCCTAAAACGATTGAATCAACCATTTGCCTTAATTAATATCCCAGTAAACTTAACTTATACCTCTTTGGATAAATTGCACCAACGCCCTTGGTTGTTTTGGTGA
- the LOC122575417 gene encoding xaa-Pro aminopeptidase ApepP isoform X2: MAQRSGVIKLVKLRELMEAVQIGGLKGKGIQALVVSSDDAHQSEYLREYDKRIRFISGFTGSFGTAIITRNKAVLWTDGRYYMQALAEFDPPEAWTLMKEGLLDTPTRAAWLISNLPPKSIIGADPNLISYTEWAVLHTSLTAAGHCLMPLEENLIDKVWGDEQPTPTTNVVLPQPLQFSGCSAGKKVKMCREVMNKNNVKVLVISALDEVAYILNLRGSDIPYNPVFFAYIILTLDDLHLFIDKNKLAEGAQQQLISEEVDVVYHPYGDIHDFLRKIASSYANDDKIWISNGSSYALHADCGEAKKHTKITPISVMKAIKNNTEIEGMKAAHVRDSVALIKYFAWLEDQVKNKENTITEISGAIQLEKFRQEQEHFIGLSFPTISSVGPHGAIIHYLPTPKTNVPITDKEIYLCDSGAQYRDGTTDVTRTLHFGNPTSFERECFTRVFKGQCRLSSTIFPLMIQGNYLDTLARENLWSVGLNYLHGTGHGIGSYLNVHEGPIGISWKPYPDDPGLQPGMFLSNEPGYYEDEKFGIRLENIELIVKANTPYNHKNRGFLTFETVTLVPIQTKLLDVSLLTDNEIQYLNNYHTKCLNTLKPLLQGPENAQALEWLERETKSLIK; the protein is encoded by the exons ATGGCACAAAGAAGTGgtgttattaaattagttaAGCTTCGAGAATTAATGGAAGCTGTTCAAATAGGTGGTCTTAAAGGGAAAGGTATTCAAGCCTTAGTTGTAAGCTCAGATGATGCACATCAATCAGAATATTTAAGAGAGTATGATAAAAGGATTCGTTTCATAAGTGGTTTCACTGGTTCTTTTGGAACTGCAATCATTACACGAAATAAAGCTGTACTGTGGACTGATGGAAGATACTATATGCAAGCTTTAGCAGAATTCGATCCACCAGAGGCATGGACTTTAATGAAAGAAGGTTTATTAGATACTCCAACCAGAGCTGCGTGGTTAATTTCTAATCTACCTCCCAAGTCTATCATTGGGGCTGATCCTAATTTGATAAGTTACACAGAATGGGCAGTATTACATACCAGTTTAACCGCTGCTGGTCATTGTTTGATGCCTCTTgaggaaaatttaattgacaaaGTTTGGGGTGATGAACAACCTACACCTACGACTAATGTTGTTTTACCTCAGCCATTGCAATTTTCTGGATGTAGTGCAGGAAAGAAAGTGAAAATGTGTAGAGAAGTAATGAACAAAAACAATGTGAAAGTACTTGTAATCTCAGCTTTAGACGAAGTAGCATACATTCTAAATTTAAGAGGATCTGATATACCTTACAACCCTGTTTTCTTTGCATATATCATTCTTACGTTAGAtgatttacatttattcatTGATAAAAACAAACTTGCAGAGGGAGCTCAGCAACAATTAATTAGTGAAGAAGTAGATGTAGTTTATCATCCGTATGGAGATATACATGATTTTTTGAGAAAGATTGCAAGTTCATATGCAAATGATGACAAAATATGGATAAGTAATGGTTCTAGTTACGCTTTGCACGCTGACTGTGGAGAAGCAAAGAAGCATACAAAAATTACCCCGATAAGCGTTatgaaagcaataaaaaataatactgaAATAGAAGGAATGAAAGCGGCGCACGTGCGAGATTCAGTTGCACTCATAAAATACTTCGCTTGGTTGGAAGATCaggttaaaaataaagaaaatactaTCACAGAAATATCTGGAGCGATTCaacttgaaaaatttagaCA GGAACAGGAACATTTCATTGGGCTCAGTTTTCCTACAATATCTTCGGTTGGGCCACATGGAGCAATAATTCATTATCTACCAACACCAAAAACAAATGTACCAATTACagacaaagaaatttatctttgCGATTCTGGTGCACAATATCGAGATGGTACCACAGATGTTACAAGAACATTGCACTTTGGTAATCCGACGAGTTTCGAGCGCGAATGTTTTACAAGAGTATTTAAAGGACAATGTCGCCTTTCATCGAccatttttcctttaatgATACAGGGAAATTATCTCGATACACTTGCTCGGGAGAATTTATGGAGCGTTGG TCTTAATTATCTTCACGGTACCGGACATGGAATAGGTTCGTATTTAAATGTTCACGAAGGACCAATTGGTATTTCTTGGAAACCATATCCTGATGATCCAGGTTTACAACCTGGGATGTTTCTATCAAATG AACCAGGATACTATGAGGATGAGAAATTTGGCATTAGGttggaaaatatagaattgaTAGTAAAGGCAAACACACCTTACAATCACAAGAATCGTGGCTTTCTTACATTTGAAACTGTTACACTGGTGCCTATACAGACTAAGCTACTTGATGTATCCTTATTAACAGATAATGAG ATTCaatatctaaataattacCATACAAAATGTTTGAATACTCTAAAACCTCTATTACAAGGGCCAGAAAATGCTCAAGCGCTCGAGTGGctagagagagaaacgaaatctctcataaaataa
- the LOC122575420 gene encoding cytochrome c oxidase assembly protein COX15 homolog — MLYLTRYCISTITRNGITKFLPIKQNLYTYAPKSAVTNSTLAFVKRNVTLHKDLLKNGGIIAKGFSTKSAEKSNKTVGKWLLTCSGMVFVAVVLGGITRLTESGLSMVTWKLLGEKMPTTEIQWHAEFERYKQFPEYKINNQNMTLEEFKRIWWMEYLHRMWGRLIGAVFIVPATYFWMKGMLTPGMKIRVAVLGSLIGLQGLMGWYMVKSGLEDRFVEPSDVPRVSQYRLAAHLGMAFIIYTGFLYNALDYLVPAQKLNLDHSNVDISNLKSKLKRFRMLVHSTKGLVFFTALSGAFVAGMDAGLIYNTFPKMANKWIPDDVFALSPLLKNFTENPTTVQFDHRILGITTLSLITYIAIASRKYKLPGNAKKAIVAVLCAGYLQVLLGISTLVHHVPLPLAASHQSGSLIVLSTMIWLTHELKYLKYVLK, encoded by the exons ATGTTGTATCTAACAAGGTATTGCATATCAACAATAACAAGAAACGGcataacaaaatttctaccaattaaacaaaatctatatacatatgctCCAAAATCAGCAGTTACAAATTCAACCCTTGCTTTTGTAAAAAGGAATGTCACTTTGCATAAG GATTTACTTAAAAATGGTGGCATCATAGCAAAAGGTTTCTCAACAAAATCAGctgaaaaatcaaataaaactgTGGGCAAATGGCTCTTAACTTGCAGTGGCATGGTTTTTGTAGCTGTTGTTCTAG GGGGTATAACAAGACTTACAGAGTCAGGTTTATCTATGGTTACTTGGAAATTACTTGGTGAAAAAATGCCTACTACTGAAATTCAATGGCATGCAGAATTTGAACGTTACAAACAATTTCCTGAATACAAAAT caataatcaaaatatgaCGTTGGAAGAATTTAAACGTATTTGGTGGATGGAATATTTACACAGAATGTGGGGACGTTTGATAGGTGCTGTATTCATAGTTCCAGCAACTTATTTCTGGATGAAAGGTATGCTAACACCGGGCATGAAGATCAGGGTAGCTGTTTTGGGTTCGTTAATTGGCTTACAAGGACTTATGGGTTGGTACATGGTTAAATCCGGTTTGGAAGATCGTTTCGTGGAACCATCAGACGTACCACGCGTCTCACAATATCGCTTGGCTGCTCATTTAGGAATggcatttattatatatacaggaTTTTTGTACAATGCTCTAGATTATTTAGTTCCTGCTCAGAAATTAAATCTTGATCATTCAAATGTTGATATTAGTAATCTGAAGTCGAAGCTAAAGAGATTCAGAATGTTAGTTCACTCGACAAAGGGGCTGGTCTTTTTTACTGCTTTGTCGGGAGCTTTCGTTGCAGGGATGGATGCAGGTCTTATTTATAACACATTTCCGAAAATGGCAAATAAGTGGATACCGGATGATGTATTCGCGTTATCGCCTctactaaaaaatttcacggaAAATCCAACTACTGTACAATTCGATCATAGAATATTG GGTATCACAACTTTATCATTAATAACTTACATTGCAATTGCATCTCGTAAATATAAACTTCCTGGTAATGCAAAAAAAGCTATTGTAGCTGTGCTCTGTGCTGGCTATTTGCAAGTACTACTAGGAATTTCAACATTAGTACATCATGTGCCCTTACCATTAGCTGCATCTCATCAATCTGGCAGTCTTATTGTTTTAAGTACAATGATATGGTTGACTCatgaattgaaatatttaaaatatgtcttaaaataa
- the LOC122575417 gene encoding xaa-Pro aminopeptidase ApepP isoform X1 has product MAQRSGVIKLVKLRELMEAVQIGGLKGKGIQALVVSSDDAHQSEYLREYDKRIRFISGFTGSFGTAIITRNKAVLWTDGRYYMQALAEFDPPEAWTLMKEGLLDTPTRAAWLISNLPPKSIIGADPNLISYTEWAVLHTSLTAAGHCLMPLEENLIDKVWGDEQPTPTTNVVLPQPLQFSGCSAGKKVKMCREVMNKNNVKVLVISALDEVAYILNLRGSDIPYNPVFFAYIILTLDDLHLFIDKNKLAEGAQQQLISEEVDVVYHPYGDIHDFLRKIASSYANDDKIWISNGSSYALHADCGEAKKHTKITPISVMKAIKNNTEIEGMKAAHVRDSVALIKYFAWLEDQVKNKENTITEISGAIQLEKFRQEQEHFIGLSFPTISSVGPHGAIIHYLPTPKTNVPITDKEIYLCDSGAQYRDGTTDVTRTLHFGNPTSFERECFTRVFKGQCRLSSTIFPLMIQGNYLDTLARENLWSVGLNYLHGTGHGIGSYLNVHEGPIGISWKPYPDDPGLQPGMFLSNGIKLKYCLSLHVHYTYILIMSLHVVKLLEPGYYEDEKFGIRLENIELIVKANTPYNHKNRGFLTFETVTLVPIQTKLLDVSLLTDNEIQYLNNYHTKCLNTLKPLLQGPENAQALEWLERETKSLIK; this is encoded by the exons ATGGCACAAAGAAGTGgtgttattaaattagttaAGCTTCGAGAATTAATGGAAGCTGTTCAAATAGGTGGTCTTAAAGGGAAAGGTATTCAAGCCTTAGTTGTAAGCTCAGATGATGCACATCAATCAGAATATTTAAGAGAGTATGATAAAAGGATTCGTTTCATAAGTGGTTTCACTGGTTCTTTTGGAACTGCAATCATTACACGAAATAAAGCTGTACTGTGGACTGATGGAAGATACTATATGCAAGCTTTAGCAGAATTCGATCCACCAGAGGCATGGACTTTAATGAAAGAAGGTTTATTAGATACTCCAACCAGAGCTGCGTGGTTAATTTCTAATCTACCTCCCAAGTCTATCATTGGGGCTGATCCTAATTTGATAAGTTACACAGAATGGGCAGTATTACATACCAGTTTAACCGCTGCTGGTCATTGTTTGATGCCTCTTgaggaaaatttaattgacaaaGTTTGGGGTGATGAACAACCTACACCTACGACTAATGTTGTTTTACCTCAGCCATTGCAATTTTCTGGATGTAGTGCAGGAAAGAAAGTGAAAATGTGTAGAGAAGTAATGAACAAAAACAATGTGAAAGTACTTGTAATCTCAGCTTTAGACGAAGTAGCATACATTCTAAATTTAAGAGGATCTGATATACCTTACAACCCTGTTTTCTTTGCATATATCATTCTTACGTTAGAtgatttacatttattcatTGATAAAAACAAACTTGCAGAGGGAGCTCAGCAACAATTAATTAGTGAAGAAGTAGATGTAGTTTATCATCCGTATGGAGATATACATGATTTTTTGAGAAAGATTGCAAGTTCATATGCAAATGATGACAAAATATGGATAAGTAATGGTTCTAGTTACGCTTTGCACGCTGACTGTGGAGAAGCAAAGAAGCATACAAAAATTACCCCGATAAGCGTTatgaaagcaataaaaaataatactgaAATAGAAGGAATGAAAGCGGCGCACGTGCGAGATTCAGTTGCACTCATAAAATACTTCGCTTGGTTGGAAGATCaggttaaaaataaagaaaatactaTCACAGAAATATCTGGAGCGATTCaacttgaaaaatttagaCA GGAACAGGAACATTTCATTGGGCTCAGTTTTCCTACAATATCTTCGGTTGGGCCACATGGAGCAATAATTCATTATCTACCAACACCAAAAACAAATGTACCAATTACagacaaagaaatttatctttgCGATTCTGGTGCACAATATCGAGATGGTACCACAGATGTTACAAGAACATTGCACTTTGGTAATCCGACGAGTTTCGAGCGCGAATGTTTTACAAGAGTATTTAAAGGACAATGTCGCCTTTCATCGAccatttttcctttaatgATACAGGGAAATTATCTCGATACACTTGCTCGGGAGAATTTATGGAGCGTTGG TCTTAATTATCTTCACGGTACCGGACATGGAATAGGTTCGTATTTAAATGTTCACGAAGGACCAATTGGTATTTCTTGGAAACCATATCCTGATGATCCAGGTTTACAACCTGGGATGTTTCTATCAAATGGTATAAAGTTAAAGTATTGTTTGTCATTACACGTACATTACAcgtatattctaataatgtCGTTACATGTGGTAAAATTATTAGAACCAGGATACTATGAGGATGAGAAATTTGGCATTAGGttggaaaatatagaattgaTAGTAAAGGCAAACACACCTTACAATCACAAGAATCGTGGCTTTCTTACATTTGAAACTGTTACACTGGTGCCTATACAGACTAAGCTACTTGATGTATCCTTATTAACAGATAATGAG ATTCaatatctaaataattacCATACAAAATGTTTGAATACTCTAAAACCTCTATTACAAGGGCCAGAAAATGCTCAAGCGCTCGAGTGGctagagagagaaacgaaatctctcataaaataa